The sequence below is a genomic window from Actinomycetota bacterium.
CGACGTCCCTCCGCCGATATCAAAGATGATCTCCCGCAAAGGCATCCCCATGGGGACTTCTATGAGGCCCGTGTGCTTGACTTTGCCAGTGAGTGCGAAGATCTTGGTCCCCGTGCTCCCCGGAGTGCCGATTCCTGCAAACCAGCCTCCACCCTTAGTGACGATCGACGGGATATTTGCGAGAGTCTCGACGTTGTTGATGACTGTAGGTGCGCCGAACAGTCCCTTCTCCGAAGGATAGGGCGGACGGGGACGGGGACGACCTCGGCGGCCTTGTATCGAGCGAAGCAGGGCCGTTTCCTCTCCGCAGACGAATGCTCCGGCACCGATCCTCAGGTCGATGCGGAAGTTGAACTGTGATTCGAAGATACGATGGCCCAACAATCCAAGTCGCTCGGCTTGCCGGATGGCAATCTTCAGGCGCTTGATGGCGAGAGGGTACTCAGCGCGCGTGTAAATGTAGCCCTGATTCGCTCCGACGGCGTAGGCCGCAATTGCCATGCCCTCCAGGATGCGGTGTGGATCCGACTCGAGGAGATTTCGATCCATGTAGGCCCCCGGATCGCCCTCATCCCCGTTGCATATCACGTACTTCTGTTCGCCCACGGACTTGCGCGAGACATCCCATTTTAGTCCCGTTGGATACCCTGCACCTCCTCGTCCGCGCAGGCCGCTCTTGCGTACCTCATCGATGATTTCTTCTGGCTGCATCTCTGTGATGGCTTTTGCCAGTGCCGTATAACCGCCGACGGCGATGTACTCTTCTATGCGCTCTGCGTCGATCTTGCCGCAGTGCTCCAGCACGATCTTGGTCTGCGAGGCGAAGAATGGATCCTGCTGATCCAGCAGGTTATCGTCGACGACTTCTCCGGCAACGAGGTGTCGATCAACTATCTCTCGAGCGAGGGGTTCGCCCACCTTCTTGTACAGCGCATTTTCTTTTTCGAGCATCACAAGCGGACCTAGGGCACACAAACCCATGCACCCTGTGTTGACGACCTCGACTTCGTCCTTGAGGTCACCATCGTTGAGTGCTCCTTTGAGTGCTTCACGGGTTCCCTCGCTGTTGCACGCAATGCACCCTGTTGAAGAGCAAACCAGTACGCGGTTCGTGAACTTCTGTTGACGAGCCTGCTCCTTGTGAGCAACTTGGTAGAGCTCTTCTGGTGTCATACGGGCACCTCGTCGCCGCTTTCTTCCCACTGCTTGATGCGGCGCACCGCGTCCTCGGGACTCAGTTCGCCTGCAACAACGTCGTCCAAAATGGCCACAGGCGCGAGTCCGCAGGCGCCTACACATCGCGCGGCGATGAGCGAGATGCTTCCATCGTCGGTCGTGTCGCCGAATTTGATTCCGCAATGGCACTCGACGGCTTCCTGAACTGCTCCGGCGCCTTTCACATAGCAGGCAGTCCCAGTGCAGAGCACGAAGACATGTTCGCCGCTAGGCTTGAGCCGGAAGAAATGATAGAAGGTCGCCACACCGTACACACGGCTGAGCGGAAGTTTCAACTTGTGCGCCACATATGTGAGTAGATCGCTCTCGAGGTACCCGAATATTCCCTGCGCCGCGTGAAGGACCTCGATCAGTGCATACCCGCTGTGCTGATGTTGGGCGATTGCCCGATCCAACAACTTGTAGCGGCTGTCGCCGTCGGGCTGGTCAGATTTGTGTCTGTCTTTGGCCTGCGTCACTCTTCCCCCATCGTTCCGCCAACGGGTCCTAGATCCGCCTTAGCTCCCGAGATCAGCAACCCGCGACACGTTGCGTCCTCGTTGGATTATACCCAACGCATGGGCGTGACGCCGCACCCTACGGGAGTTTCCACGCGCAGTCCAGAAGAAATGCCGAGATGACCCCACACGGCAGAGTATAGTGTGGCACAATGGGGCATCGATGGTTCGAATTGGGGGCAGGGGTCTGATGCAAGGAGGTCGATTCTGCATGACATCCAACTTGGTTGACTCGGCAGGCACCCAAAGCTCGACGGGTTCTCACGGTGCGGCGTCGATGGTTTCCGTCCGCTCCCTGGAGAAGAACTACGGATCCTTGCGAGCCGTGGACGGCGTCTCCTTCGAGGTCGCTCGCGGTGAGATCTTCGGGCTCCTCGGCCCCAATGGTGCTGGGAAGACCACGTGCCTGGAGATGATGGAGGGACTGAGGAGGCCTGACGCCGGGACGATCACCATAAGCGGGATTTCCGTCTGGCCGGATCCAACCAAGGTCAAGAGGCTGATCGGCGTGCAGACGCAATCGACCGCCTTCTACGAGGAGCTGACGGTGCAGGAGGTCCTGCGCCTCTTCAGCGCGCTCCACGGGAGGCGACTTCCCAAGCGAGCCATAGAGGATCTGCTCGACCTGAGCGGACTTGCCGAGAAGCGCAAGGCTTACACGCTCGCGCTTTCGGGCGGGCAGAAGCAGCGACTGGCAATCGCCATTGCGCTCGTCAACGAACCGGAGCTGGTCTTTCTCGACGAACCCACCACCGGCCTAGACCCGCAGGCCAGACGCCGGACCTGGGAGGTCGTCAAGGAGCTGAGGGATAGGGGCAAGACCATCATCCTGAGCAGCCATTACATGGAGGAAGCCGAGTACCTTTGCGACCGCCTGGCCATCATCGACTACGGGAAGATCATTGCGATGGACACGCCTGCGCGACTCGTCGGCCAGCTGGGAAGAAAGGCGCGGATCAGCTTCACGGCGAGCCGCCCGATCGAAGGGACCTCGCTGGGGTTGGCGGGCTCCGAGGTGGGAGCACCGGACTCTGAAGGCGAGCAGACACTGCTCGTCGCCATTGCGCTCGTCAACGAACCGGAGCTGGTCTTTCTCGACGAACCCACCACCGGCCTAGACCCGCAGGCCAGACGCCGGACCTGGGAGGTCGTCAAGGAGCTGAGGGATAGGGGCAAGACCATCATCCTGAGCAGCCATTACATGGAGGAAGCCGAGTACCTTTGCGACCGCCTGGCCATCATCGACTACGGGAAGATCATTGCGATGGACACGCCTGCGCGACTCGTCGGCCAGCTGGGAAGAAAGGCGCGGATCAGCTTCACGGCGAGCCGCCCGATCGAAGGGACCTCGCTGGGGTTGGCGGGCTCCGAGGTGGGAGCACCGGACTCTGAAGGCGAGCAGACACTGCTCGCCGAGAACCTGGACGATGCTATCACTGTCCTCCTGCGCACCGCACACGATCAAGACATCGAGATCAAGAACCTACAGGTCAGGACCGCTAATCTTGAAGACGTGTTCCTTACGCTGACCGGAAAGGAGCTCCGGGATTGATGGCGTTCATAGAGCTTCTCAAGGCCAACACGCGCATGCATCTGCGCAATCGCAACTCGCTTTTCTGGCATTTCGCGTTCCCGTTGGGGTTCATGGTCCTCTTCGGGTTCCTCGTCGGGCAAGGCGATAGACAGGCCCCGATCAACATCGGTCTGTCTGGCGACCCGACTTGGACCCAGCATGTTGAGACCGCATTTGGCGGGATAGAGGAGGTGGAGATCACCAAAGGCGAGCAGAATGTGCTCGTGGAGGGACTCAGGGTTGGCGAACAGCACGTCGTCATCGTCTTCGATCCGCAGGCCACAGAGTCGGGTCAGCCGATCCAGGTAGAGATCCTATACGATCCGGGCGACGCGATGGGTACCGGTGGAGTAGCGCGGACGATGGTCATGGGCGTGCTGGATGGCATCGCCAAGCAGGCCCAGGGAGCCCCCGAGTTGTTCGTGATCGAAGAAACCAGCGTGCTGGTCGACGAACTGCCTTTCATCAGCTTCCTGATGCCGGGGATAATCGGGATGTCGGTGATGTTCTCGTGTCTGTTCGGAGTGGCCAGCCCACTGGTGACCGAGCGCGAGAAGGGCATACTTCGGCAGGTGAAACTGACCACAGTCCGGACACCGGTGTTCCTCGCGGCCAAATCCGCAGGCATGACCGTGCTCGCCTTTCTGCAGGCACTTATCATCATCGGGGTAGGGATGCTCCTGTTCGATGTGGAGATCAGCGGCAGTCTTGTGGGCGCATCAGTCGTTCTATTCATGGGCGCGATGATGATGGTGGCGCTCGGGATGCTCGTCGCCGGAATCGCTGGCAGGGTCGAGTCGGTGGACTCGATCGCCCAATTGATCGCAATGCCGATGATGTTTTTGGCTGGCACCTTCTTTCCCATCGACATGGCTCCGAGTTGGCTGCGTGGTATTGCTGAGGTTTTGCCGCTGACTTATCTGAACAGTGGCCTGCGGGATACTCTGGTGGGCGGGCAGTCACTTGGGGATATCAAATCTGCACTGATTGCCATGGCTGGGTGGACTCTAGTATTCATCGCAGCTGCCTCGATCCGATTCAGGTGGGAGCCACAGAAGAAGAGCAACGGCGGATAAGAAAGAGCCAGCGGGCCCCACAGGCGTGTCGAGCACTCAACAAGATGGGTATAAGCTACTTGGGCGATGCATCTCCGTCGGATTTCGGAGAGCACTGTGGGACAGCCCGAAAACTAGGCGACTCTCTTAAACTGGGAGAGGTGAGTGTAGCAATGGACGACGCACTCGATCGATCAGCTACCCAGCCGTTCACTGCGGAAGAAATCATCGACGCCTTACCGTTTTTTGTGATGGTGCTCGATTCCAATCATCAAGTCATTCAATCGAACACCTACTTTGTCAAGTCAACAGAGAGCGTCCAAGAAGGGTGTCCATTGCACTGCTATCGTGCGATGCACAACAAGGACGCCCCTCATCCCGATTGCCCGCTGGTCGAGTCGATCAACACAGGGCTGCCGGTGACGAGGCTCATCAGCGAGGATGGAAAGACGCTCAGAGTCACTGTTTATCCGCTTGCTGAACGAACACCTTTCGGCGCCCTGTATCTGCATTTCGCAGAAACTATGTGAAGAGCTTGCCATTTGGCCCGAGGGCGTCCTCGAACACAGGGCTGGAGCCACAGAAGAAGAGCAACGGTGGATAGAAAAGAGCCAGCGCGTCTCCTAGAAGACTCGCTGGCCCTTTGCGTGAGCCATGGGCAGCGGCTCTATCTACCTCACTATGTTTCGAATCTCATCCCGGACAGCATTTGACACAGCACCCGTGCCCCCGAAGATATCGATCCTCCGGTTTGTCTCTGCCCACTCATACAATGCCCCCACTGTGGGTTCGGGCAATGCATCGGACCGAGTCAAGAGCATCAAACCGTTGTTCCTTCCCACAGCCGGACCGCCCGCAATCGCATCGGGGAATGCCGTGCCGACGGTGATTCCGATGTGGTCTGGTGTGCCCCACCCGGTGTCTACAGCATGCTGTGCCACCGCAACCGCGGTTGCGAAGCGATCCGCTCCGGCTATACGGATGAACGGAATACCGAGTGACTCGGCCACGACCTCAGGAACGGCACCGCTTCCACCGACAACTACAGCCGAAACCGCACCCAGATTGCCCACTGCCTCGTCGATCACCGGCCTGGGTAGGCGGTCGACCAGCAGTACCGGCGTTCTTGCGCTGAAAGCGAAAGGAGCAATCGACAATGCATCGGCATGGGAAAGGCCACTGGCTACGAAGACCTCTCCTGAGTACTCATAGCCAAGCTCGCTCACTACTCTCTCTGCGATGAGAGCGGACGTCTCATATCGGTCACCGCCGCCTATGCGCTCCACCGCATACT
It includes:
- the nuoF gene encoding NADH-quinone oxidoreductase subunit NuoF gives rise to the protein MTPEELYQVAHKEQARQQKFTNRVLVCSSTGCIACNSEGTREALKGALNDGDLKDEVEVVNTGCMGLCALGPLVMLEKENALYKKVGEPLAREIVDRHLVAGEVVDDNLLDQQDPFFASQTKIVLEHCGKIDAERIEEYIAVGGYTALAKAITEMQPEEIIDEVRKSGLRGRGGAGYPTGLKWDVSRKSVGEQKYVICNGDEGDPGAYMDRNLLESDPHRILEGMAIAAYAVGANQGYIYTRAEYPLAIKRLKIAIRQAERLGLLGHRIFESQFNFRIDLRIGAGAFVCGEETALLRSIQGRRGRPRPRPPYPSEKGLFGAPTVINNVETLANIPSIVTKGGGWFAGIGTPGSTGTKIFALTGKVKHTGLIEVPMGMPLREIIFDIGGGTSDDKDFKAAQTGGPSGGCISKKHLDLPVDYESLKAVGSMMGSGGMIVMDSDSDMVDVAKFFMEFCVDESCGKCTPCRVGTKHLYLLLDKISAGQASAEDITLLEELCMMVKETSLCGLGQSAPNPVLSTLRFFREEYEKRLKPLEGYEASDLDSGVPMREK
- the hoxE gene encoding bidirectional hydrogenase complex protein HoxE translates to MTQAKDRHKSDQPDGDSRYKLLDRAIAQHQHSGYALIEVLHAAQGIFGYLESDLLTYVAHKLKLPLSRVYGVATFYHFFRLKPSGEHVFVLCTGTACYVKGAGAVQEAVECHCGIKFGDTTDDGSISLIAARCVGACGLAPVAILDDVVAGELSPEDAVRRIKQWEESGDEVPV
- a CDS encoding ATP-binding cassette domain-containing protein; its protein translation is MTSNLVDSAGTQSSTGSHGAASMVSVRSLEKNYGSLRAVDGVSFEVARGEIFGLLGPNGAGKTTCLEMMEGLRRPDAGTITISGISVWPDPTKVKRLIGVQTQSTAFYEELTVQEVLRLFSALHGRRLPKRAIEDLLDLSGLAEKRKAYTLALSGGQKQRLAIAIALVNEPELVFLDEPTTGLDPQARRRTWEVVKELRDRGKTIILSSHYMEEAEYLCDRLAIIDYGKIIAMDTPARLVGQLGRKARISFTASRPIEGTSLGLAGSEVGAPDSEGEQTLLVAIALVNEPELVFLDEPTTGLDPQARRRTWEVVKELRDRGKTIILSSHYMEEAEYLCDRLAIIDYGKIIAMDTPARLVGQLGRKARISFTASRPIEGTSLGLAGSEVGAPDSEGEQTLLAENLDDAITVLLRTAHDQDIEIKNLQVRTANLEDVFLTLTGKELRD
- a CDS encoding ABC transporter permease, producing MAFIELLKANTRMHLRNRNSLFWHFAFPLGFMVLFGFLVGQGDRQAPINIGLSGDPTWTQHVETAFGGIEEVEITKGEQNVLVEGLRVGEQHVVIVFDPQATESGQPIQVEILYDPGDAMGTGGVARTMVMGVLDGIAKQAQGAPELFVIEETSVLVDELPFISFLMPGIIGMSVMFSCLFGVASPLVTEREKGILRQVKLTTVRTPVFLAAKSAGMTVLAFLQALIIIGVGMLLFDVEISGSLVGASVVLFMGAMMMVALGMLVAGIAGRVESVDSIAQLIAMPMMFLAGTFFPIDMAPSWLRGIAEVLPLTYLNSGLRDTLVGGQSLGDIKSALIAMAGWTLVFIAAASIRFRWEPQKKSNGG